Genomic DNA from Deltaproteobacteria bacterium:
GGGGACCCGTACCGCGATCGTGGTCCGGAAGCCCCCCGAGGGGGCGGTCCTTTCCTCCGTGTGCGCCGAGCTGCTCCCCGCGCTTCGACGGCGGTGGGGTGGAAGCGAGGGAGACTCCCCGTGCGGGCCCGACAACCCCTCATCGGCCTCCTGAGGCTGTACCAGACAGCGGTTTCCCCTTACATCGGCAACTGCTGCAGGTTCCATCCCAGCTGCTCCGACTACATGATCGGATCGATCCGCCTGAACGGGACGATCCTCGGGGTGCTGGACGGGATCCGGCGGATCGGCAGGTGCCATCCCTTTCACAAGGGAGGCGTCGACCTGCCGCGGCGGATCCAACTTTTCGGAACGAGGGCACCATGGAAAAACGGATGATCCTGGCGATCGCGATGTCGCTCGCCGTCCTGATCGGATACCAGTACTTCTTCTCCACTCCCCCGCCTCCTCCGGGCGGGACGGCGGGAAAGGACAATGCGGCGGCCGTTCCCGCGCCGGCGGCAAAGGGAGGGTCGGTCCCCGAGCCGGCGGCCGTCGCCGGAGGGCTCGCGGCGAAGACCGCCGCGTCGGCCCGAACGATCACGGTGAAGACCCCCCTGTACTCCGCGTCCCTCGCCACCGAGGGAGGCGCGATCTCCTCCTTCCTCCTGAACGAGTACAAGGACGCTCCCGGTCCCGGCGGGAAGCCGCTGGACATCGTGGGCGGGAAGAAGCCGCTCCAGCCGACGCTGTCGCTCTACCTCGACGAGGACCGCCCTCCCCTGCCCTCCCCCCTGGTCTTCGCCTCCGACGCCCCGGCCGAGATCGCGTTGAAGGCGGGAGAGACCCGAAGCGTCCTGCTCACGTGGGAATCGACCGCCGGCGTCCGGGTAACGCGGGAGTACGTCTTCCACGGGGACAAGTACGAGTTCGAGGCCCGCGTCCAGACGACCAACGGGTCGAAGGAGCCGGTCGCGGTGCGCCCCGGGCTCGAGCTCGGGCAGGTCTACGAGGGGGAGCTCGCCGGAGACTCCTACTCCTTCGCCGGCATCGTTGTGGGATCCGGCAAGGGCGGCCTGAAGCGGTACGACCTGAAGGACATCTCCAAGGGGAAAGTCGAAAAGGGATCGGCGCGGTGGTTCGCGGCGGACGCGAAATATTTCACCTGGATCGTCCTGCCCGAGCGGGAGTGGACGGTTACGCGCGCGTCGCTGGTCGGGGAGACCGGGGCCCGCGTGGCGGCGGCCGACACGGCGGCGACCTTGCAGCCGGGCGACACGGCGCGCGCCGGAGTGCGGGTGTTCGCAGGGCCCAAACGGACCGGGCTGCTCGAGGCCACGGGGAAGGACCTTCCGGAGCTGATCGACTTCGGCTGGTTCGCCGTCGTCGCCAAGCCGCTCGTCTTCCTGATGAAGGCGAGCAACCGGGTGA
This window encodes:
- the yidC gene encoding membrane protein insertase YidC, whose protein sequence is MEKRMILAIAMSLAVLIGYQYFFSTPPPPPGGTAGKDNAAAVPAPAAKGGSVPEPAAVAGGLAAKTAASARTITVKTPLYSASLATEGGAISSFLLNEYKDAPGPGGKPLDIVGGKKPLQPTLSLYLDEDRPPLPSPLVFASDAPAEIALKAGETRSVLLTWESTAGVRVTREYVFHGDKYEFEARVQTTNGSKEPVAVRPGLELGQVYEGELAGDSYSFAGIVVGSGKGGLKRYDLKDISKGKVEKGSARWFAADAKYFTWIVLPEREWTVTRASLVGETGARVAAADTAATLQPGDTARAGVRVFAGPKRTGLLEATGKDLPELIDFGWFAVVAKPLVFLMKASNRVTGNYGIDIILLTILIKILFFPLTQKSMSSMRKMQELGPILKTLKEKYKGDAQRLNQETMNLYKTYKINPLSGCLPMLAQIPVFIALYKGLLVTIELRHAPFFLWVNDLSAPEHLWDIAVAGYTVPIRLLPLLMGVSMFVQQRMTPSAGMEPAQQKMMLFMPIIFTFMFWSFPTGLVVYWLVNNVLAIGQQVMYNRQAEAAKAVTA
- the yidD gene encoding membrane protein insertion efficiency factor YidD, with amino-acid sequence MRARQPLIGLLRLYQTAVSPYIGNCCRFHPSCSDYMIGSIRLNGTILGVLDGIRRIGRCHPFHKGGVDLPRRIQLFGTRAPWKNG